A region of Streptomyces sp. NBC_01750 DNA encodes the following proteins:
- a CDS encoding GNAT family N-acetyltransferase, protein MNPAMTGGVTTEPAILDAMELTSDPELEAGLAESAHRILADLVSGGAALGWVEPPSRDEVGELLGHVVSAVRAGEAALRAAYLGRRLVGLGYWLRYARPTHRPHADLEKIAVDAAAHGRGVGRALTAALIADARAAGIEVLTLDARGDNTNALHLYRSLGFTQYGRLPDFVAVGERRYDKVFYMLDFRQQG, encoded by the coding sequence ATGAATCCGGCCATGACCGGCGGTGTGACCACTGAGCCCGCCATCCTTGACGCCATGGAGCTGACTTCCGATCCGGAGCTGGAGGCCGGGTTGGCGGAGTCGGCCCACCGGATCCTGGCGGACCTGGTCAGTGGAGGTGCCGCACTGGGTTGGGTCGAACCACCCTCGCGGGACGAGGTGGGGGAACTTCTCGGCCACGTCGTCTCTGCGGTGCGGGCCGGGGAGGCGGCCCTGCGTGCCGCTTACCTCGGACGTCGGCTTGTCGGGTTGGGGTACTGGCTCCGCTATGCCCGACCGACCCATCGGCCACATGCCGATCTGGAGAAGATCGCGGTAGATGCTGCTGCCCATGGTCGTGGCGTAGGTCGAGCGCTGACCGCTGCCTTGATCGCTGACGCCCGGGCGGCGGGTATCGAGGTCCTCACCCTGGACGCCCGTGGCGACAACACCAATGCCCTGCACCTCTACCGGTCGCTGGGCTTCACCCAATACGGCCGTCTCCCCGACTTCGTCGCCGTCGGTGAACGCCGCTACGACAAGGTCTTCTACATGCTGGACTTCCGCCAACAAGGCTGA
- a CDS encoding DUF6381 family protein: MSVARESGGRAEQMRQKAQEMEQAAERTTDPEERQRLKDKARRLKEQSEQQSGMGSGNIDPMM, translated from the coding sequence ATGAGCGTTGCACGCGAGTCCGGCGGACGTGCCGAGCAGATGCGTCAGAAGGCCCAGGAGATGGAGCAGGCCGCGGAGCGCACCACTGACCCGGAAGAGCGCCAGCGGCTGAAGGACAAGGCCCGTCGGCTCAAGGAACAGAGCGAGCAGCAAAGCGGCATGGGCAGCGGGAACATCGACCCCATGATGTAA
- a CDS encoding plasmid stabilization protein — MPAGSSPKRERQYEHIKESAEKRGASTGRAKEIASRTVNKERARAGESKTASKTSTQDKKSASQRGGERSHSGAQGPTKDQLYEEAKKRNIDGRSSMNKQQLRKALGR; from the coding sequence ATGCCGGCAGGTTCCAGCCCCAAGCGGGAGCGTCAGTACGAGCACATCAAGGAGAGCGCCGAGAAGCGCGGCGCCTCCACGGGGCGCGCGAAGGAGATTGCTTCGCGCACGGTCAACAAGGAGCGGGCCAGGGCCGGTGAGTCGAAGACGGCCAGCAAGACCTCCACGCAGGACAAGAAGTCCGCATCCCAGCGCGGCGGCGAGCGGTCCCACAGCGGGGCGCAAGGACCGACAAAGGACCAGTTGTACGAGGAGGCGAAGAAGCGCAACATCGACGGTCGCTCCTCGATGAACAAGCAGCAGCTGCGCAAAGCTCTGGGCCGCTGA
- a CDS encoding PP2C family protein-serine/threonine phosphatase, translating into MKVLQPTLAKVPWMIVALALMAGVLLDLFAPQPYTGLPLLAAAPLVAGATLSFRSALAVVCVTCVISVAVDIERGRPATPLFVDLAVVGLIGVLALAVNRLIVRQGRDLALARDVAEAVQRAVLPDPPKEVGPLAVAAGYTAAQAEARIGGDLFAVQETPFGVRMIIGDVRGKGIAAVASVSVAIGAFRQEAEYAPTLVTLVQRMDEALARAAAGSGPVISTEDFTTAVLAEVSADGEVLSLVNRGHPPPYLVHDGQFVRLDPPIPQLPLGMGLCDITSVGSVPVDVVRLPPGASLLLVTDGVTEARDKRGTFYDPVSSGRMRRRFRDPDALVDALTKDVDRWTEGEHEDDMAILVVTRRGHPRAA; encoded by the coding sequence GTGAAAGTCCTGCAACCCACGCTGGCGAAGGTGCCATGGATGATCGTGGCGCTGGCCCTCATGGCTGGCGTCCTACTGGACCTCTTCGCGCCCCAGCCGTACACAGGACTCCCGCTGCTGGCCGCCGCACCGCTCGTCGCGGGCGCCACGCTCTCCTTCCGTTCCGCGCTCGCCGTCGTGTGTGTCACGTGCGTGATTTCGGTGGCGGTGGATATCGAACGCGGACGTCCGGCGACGCCATTGTTTGTCGATCTGGCCGTGGTCGGCTTGATCGGCGTACTGGCTCTCGCGGTCAACCGGCTCATTGTGCGGCAAGGGCGCGATCTGGCGCTGGCCAGGGATGTCGCGGAGGCAGTCCAGCGGGCGGTGCTCCCGGACCCGCCGAAGGAGGTCGGGCCGCTGGCCGTGGCTGCGGGGTATACGGCCGCGCAGGCCGAGGCGCGGATCGGCGGTGATCTCTTCGCGGTGCAGGAGACGCCGTTCGGGGTGCGGATGATCATCGGGGATGTGCGGGGCAAAGGTATTGCGGCTGTCGCCTCCGTCTCGGTCGCGATCGGAGCGTTCCGTCAGGAGGCCGAGTACGCTCCCACCTTGGTCACGCTGGTACAGCGGATGGACGAGGCGCTGGCCAGGGCAGCAGCCGGGAGCGGCCCGGTGATCTCCACGGAGGACTTCACCACCGCTGTGCTGGCCGAGGTCTCCGCCGACGGCGAGGTGCTGAGCCTGGTGAACCGCGGGCATCCGCCGCCGTACCTGGTTCACGACGGACAGTTCGTACGGCTCGACCCGCCCATCCCACAGCTGCCTCTTGGGATGGGGTTGTGCGATATCACCTCTGTCGGCTCCGTGCCTGTCGATGTGGTGCGGCTGCCCCCGGGGGCTTCGCTGCTGCTGGTGACTGACGGTGTCACCGAGGCGCGGGACAAGCGGGGGACTTTCTATGATCCGGTCTCCTCAGGGCGCATGCGCAGACGGTTCAGGGATCCCGATGCACTGGTGGATGCCCTCACCAAAGACGTAGACCGCTGGACCGAAGGCGAACACGAGGACGACATGGCCATCCTGGTGGTCACCCGGCGCGGCCATCCCCGCGCCGCCTGA
- a CDS encoding glutathione-independent formaldehyde dehydrogenase produces MKAVVYKGPFTVAIEDVEKPKIQHPNDVIVRITSTAICGSDLHMYEGRTAAEPGIVFGHENMGIIEDIGQGVTALKAGDRVVMPFNVACGFCTNCVEGFTGFCQTVNPGFAGGAYGYVAMGPWPGGQAEYLRVPYADFNCLKLPPGSEHETDFMLLADIFPTGYHGCELAQVRPGESVAVYGGGPVGLMAAYSAMLRGAKKVFVVDRVPERLEKAREIGAVPINFAEGDPVEQIKEQTEGVGTDKGVDAVGYQAMAHGADREEPATVLNSLVGTVRATGALGVPGLYVPADPGGPDEQAKHGMLLVSIGKLFEKGLRMGTGQCNVKRYNRYLRDMIIEGRAKPSFVVSHELPLGQAPSAYEKFDKRIEGYTKVVLHP; encoded by the coding sequence ATGAAAGCCGTCGTATACAAGGGACCGTTCACCGTTGCAATCGAAGATGTTGAAAAGCCTAAGATCCAGCACCCGAACGACGTGATCGTACGGATCACCTCCACCGCAATCTGCGGATCCGACCTGCATATGTACGAGGGCCGTACCGCGGCCGAGCCCGGCATAGTCTTCGGCCACGAGAACATGGGAATCATCGAGGACATCGGCCAAGGCGTCACCGCGCTCAAGGCGGGCGACCGTGTGGTCATGCCCTTCAATGTCGCCTGCGGGTTCTGCACCAATTGCGTCGAGGGATTCACCGGATTCTGTCAGACCGTCAATCCCGGTTTCGCAGGCGGCGCTTATGGCTACGTCGCCATGGGGCCCTGGCCAGGCGGCCAGGCGGAATACCTGCGCGTTCCCTACGCCGACTTCAACTGCCTGAAGCTGCCGCCGGGAAGCGAGCACGAGACCGACTTCATGCTGCTTGCCGACATTTTCCCCACCGGCTACCACGGCTGTGAACTCGCTCAAGTCCGCCCGGGTGAGAGCGTCGCCGTGTACGGCGGCGGGCCGGTCGGGCTCATGGCCGCCTACTCGGCCATGCTGCGCGGCGCGAAGAAGGTGTTCGTCGTGGACCGGGTTCCCGAGCGGCTGGAGAAGGCCCGGGAGATCGGCGCGGTTCCGATCAACTTCGCCGAGGGCGATCCCGTGGAGCAGATCAAGGAGCAGACCGAGGGCGTCGGAACGGACAAGGGCGTGGACGCCGTCGGCTATCAGGCGATGGCGCACGGCGCCGACCGCGAGGAACCGGCGACCGTCCTGAACTCCCTCGTCGGCACGGTCCGGGCCACCGGAGCGCTCGGCGTGCCCGGCCTCTATGTCCCGGCCGACCCCGGAGGCCCTGACGAGCAGGCGAAGCACGGCATGCTCCTCGTCTCGATCGGCAAGCTCTTCGAAAAGGGCCTGCGGATGGGTACGGGGCAGTGCAACGTGAAGCGGTACAACCGGTACCTGCGCGACATGATCATCGAGGGCCGGGCGAAGCCGAGCTTCGTTGTGTCGCATGAACTGCCTCTGGGCCAGGCGCCGTCGGCGTACGAGAAGTTCGACAAGCGGATCGAGGGATACACGAAGGTAGTGCTGCACCCGTAG
- a CDS encoding cytochrome P450 family protein has protein sequence MSQQPVLLPYADPGFVADPFPLYRQLREDGPVRRAVIAGGLEAWLVTRYEDGLAALSDTRLSSDIRDASDPRLMRQLPATQRESMLRNMLRSDPPDHTRLRRLVSKAFTARRVAELRPRVQAITDRLLDAVVPAGRADLVEDFALPLPVTVISELLGVPVTDRHDFQRWTDDMILRRAELPDPAVVDAAWQHMRSYLTELLDAKRARPGDDLLSALITARDEEQRLDEYELIAMSFLLLAAGYVTTVNLIGGGIAALLAHPEQLQMLRDDPALLPDAIEEFLRYDGPVNPGIARFAREDVSIAGVTIPRGATVLIASAIADRDPAKFPDPDRLDITRRDNAHLAFGHGIHYCLGAPLARLEGQVAIGTALRRLPGLALAVAPGELCWRPGGLRGPERLPVTFTPGSPRRATPA, from the coding sequence ATGAGCCAGCAGCCGGTCCTTCTGCCCTACGCAGACCCGGGCTTCGTGGCGGACCCCTTCCCGCTCTACCGGCAGCTGCGCGAGGATGGCCCCGTGCGGCGCGCCGTCATCGCCGGGGGCCTGGAAGCCTGGCTGGTCACGCGGTACGAGGACGGCCTCGCAGCTCTGTCCGACACGAGGCTGAGCAGCGACATCCGCGACGCTTCCGATCCCCGGCTCATGCGGCAGCTGCCCGCGACGCAGCGCGAGTCCATGCTGCGCAACATGCTCCGCTCCGACCCGCCCGACCACACCCGCCTGCGCCGCCTGGTCTCGAAGGCATTCACCGCACGGAGGGTGGCCGAGCTGCGGCCCCGCGTCCAGGCGATCACCGACCGACTGCTCGACGCCGTCGTGCCGGCCGGCCGCGCCGACCTCGTCGAGGACTTCGCGCTGCCTCTTCCGGTCACCGTCATCAGCGAACTGCTCGGAGTACCCGTGACGGACCGTCACGACTTCCAGCGTTGGACCGACGACATGATCCTGCGCCGAGCGGAGCTGCCGGACCCGGCCGTGGTGGACGCGGCGTGGCAGCACATGCGCTCGTACCTGACCGAGCTGCTCGATGCCAAACGAGCCCGGCCAGGCGACGACCTGCTCAGCGCGCTGATCACCGCCCGGGACGAGGAGCAGCGGCTGGACGAGTACGAGCTGATCGCCATGTCCTTCCTGCTGCTGGCAGCCGGATACGTCACCACCGTCAACCTGATCGGCGGCGGCATCGCCGCGCTGCTCGCGCACCCCGAACAGCTGCAGATGCTGCGGGACGATCCGGCGCTGCTGCCGGACGCGATCGAGGAGTTCCTCCGCTACGACGGACCGGTCAACCCCGGCATCGCCCGGTTCGCGCGCGAGGACGTCTCCATCGCGGGCGTAACCATTCCACGCGGCGCGACCGTGCTGATCGCCTCCGCCATCGCCGACCGCGATCCGGCGAAGTTCCCCGATCCCGATCGCCTCGACATCACCCGGCGGGACAACGCCCACCTCGCATTCGGGCATGGCATCCACTACTGCCTCGGGGCGCCGCTCGCCCGGTTGGAGGGTCAGGTCGCCATCGGCACCGCCCTGCGCCGCCTTCCCGGCCTCGCCCTGGCCGTGGCGCCCGGCGAGCTGTGCTGGCGGCCCGGCGGTCTGCGCGGTCCTGAGCGCCTGCCCGTCACCTTCACCCCGGGGAGCCCGCGCCGGGCCACTCCGGCCTGA
- a CDS encoding transglycosylase domain-containing protein — protein MSTDEQADGENGDVHAEQSAAKRFADYPRRAKSGWRRWIPSWKLVTVLCLGFVGGVLGVATVAYALVEVPNPTRMAQAQSNVYYWADGGQMASTGGEVNRQIIAVDQIPAAMQNAVISAQNKSFRTDSGVDAMGVGRALVDMVGGTESQGGSTITQQYVRATRFSGEPHSLGGKFRELVVSAKVGSNMEKSTILTGYLNTAYYGRDAYGVQTAAHVYYDKDARDLNVGECAFLATLLQGATHFDPAGAVTTDPAATPAANTARAKQRWAWILDEMVKDGQLAAPERARFTHFPIPRPITKAAKPDGQVGYLVDLATAYFLKNNGKGITSDDLARGGYEIHTTFDRRNVAALESAVQQARKARINPAQRPDTDTHVQFGGASVNPATGAIVAVYGGEGAAQHIGNHADETGVRVGSAFTPFVLAAALRDGVRDPEGKPEQGPSGRTIVDPDKSRYSGLNKLKIKNYDGSPWKSEKGEEWLQANDGGASYGDITLREAMVRSVNSPFVQLGMDIGIPTVRQAAEDAGLLKSSLNTSSVPSFSIGTSSPSVIRMATAYATFGADGQHWEPFSVERVSHNGRTVYRHEGKPARAFSKAVAATVTDVLRSVVDEPDGTGNSARLPGRNAAGRIGTTDGNKSAWFVGYTPQLSTAIDMYRLDESQTAKSRQFLGMYGTGGPDKARGGSLPSEIWRTYMTHALGAQAR, from the coding sequence GTGAGCACGGACGAACAGGCGGACGGCGAGAACGGCGACGTTCATGCGGAGCAGTCGGCAGCGAAACGATTCGCCGACTACCCTCGCCGCGCCAAGTCCGGCTGGCGACGGTGGATACCGTCGTGGAAGCTGGTGACCGTCCTCTGCCTGGGGTTCGTCGGCGGCGTGCTGGGAGTTGCGACCGTGGCCTACGCGCTGGTGGAGGTCCCGAATCCGACCAGGATGGCCCAGGCGCAGAGCAACGTCTACTACTGGGCCGACGGCGGGCAAATGGCCAGTACCGGGGGTGAGGTCAACCGCCAGATCATTGCGGTCGACCAGATCCCCGCCGCGATGCAGAACGCTGTCATCTCGGCGCAGAACAAGTCGTTCAGGACCGATTCCGGCGTCGACGCCATGGGCGTCGGCCGGGCCCTCGTGGACATGGTCGGGGGCACCGAGTCCCAAGGCGGATCCACGATCACGCAGCAGTACGTGAGGGCGACCCGCTTTTCGGGCGAGCCGCACTCCCTGGGCGGCAAGTTCCGGGAGCTCGTGGTGTCCGCCAAGGTGGGCAGCAATATGGAAAAGTCCACAATCTTGACGGGCTATCTGAACACGGCGTACTACGGCCGTGACGCATACGGCGTCCAGACCGCGGCCCATGTGTACTACGACAAGGACGCCAGGGACCTCAATGTGGGCGAGTGCGCGTTCCTCGCCACGCTGCTGCAGGGCGCGACCCACTTCGATCCGGCAGGGGCCGTCACGACCGACCCGGCCGCAACGCCTGCCGCCAACACGGCACGTGCCAAGCAGCGTTGGGCGTGGATCCTCGACGAGATGGTCAAGGACGGGCAATTGGCCGCCCCCGAGCGCGCCAGGTTCACTCACTTCCCGATCCCCCGACCCATCACGAAGGCCGCGAAGCCGGACGGTCAGGTCGGCTACCTCGTGGACCTCGCCACCGCGTACTTCCTCAAGAACAACGGGAAGGGCATCACGTCCGACGACCTGGCACGCGGCGGCTACGAGATCCACACGACGTTCGACAGGCGGAACGTCGCGGCGCTGGAGAGCGCTGTGCAGCAGGCCCGCAAGGCGCGCATCAATCCCGCACAGCGCCCGGACACGGACACTCACGTCCAGTTCGGTGGCGCCTCGGTCAACCCGGCCACTGGGGCAATTGTCGCCGTGTACGGCGGTGAGGGCGCTGCCCAGCACATCGGCAACCATGCAGACGAGACGGGTGTCCGGGTCGGCTCGGCGTTCACACCCTTCGTATTGGCGGCTGCCCTGAGGGACGGCGTGCGCGATCCCGAGGGAAAGCCCGAACAGGGCCCGTCCGGCCGCACGATCGTCGATCCGGACAAGAGCCGGTACAGCGGCCTGAACAAGCTGAAGATCAAGAACTACGACGGTTCCCCCTGGAAGTCCGAGAAGGGTGAGGAGTGGCTCCAGGCCAATGACGGCGGTGCGTCGTACGGGGACATCACGCTGCGCGAGGCCATGGTCCGCTCCGTCAACTCGCCCTTCGTTCAGCTGGGTATGGACATCGGCATCCCCACGGTCCGGCAGGCAGCCGAAGATGCCGGGCTGCTGAAGTCCAGTCTGAACACCTCCAGCGTCCCCTCGTTCTCGATCGGTACCTCCTCGCCCAGCGTCATCCGCATGGCAACCGCCTACGCCACCTTCGGGGCCGACGGCCAACACTGGGAACCCTTCTCCGTCGAGCGAGTCAGCCACAACGGGCGCACCGTGTATCGCCACGAGGGCAAGCCCGCTCGGGCGTTCTCCAAGGCCGTCGCCGCCACCGTCACCGACGTCCTGCGTTCCGTCGTCGACGAGCCCGACGGCACCGGCAACAGCGCCCGGCTCCCCGGCCGCAATGCCGCCGGCAGGATCGGCACCACGGACGGCAACAAGTCGGCCTGGTTCGTGGGCTACACGCCCCAACTGTCCACCGCGATCGACATGTACCGCCTCGACGAGAGCCAGACAGCCAAGTCCCGCCAGTTCCTGGGGATGTACGGCACCGGTGGGCCGGACAAGGCGCGGGGTGGTTCGCTGCCGTCCGAGATCTGGCGTACCTACATGACTCACGCCCTGGGAGCGCAGGCGCGGTAG
- a CDS encoding MFS transporter, translated as MPTENPLRIPDFRTLFTATALSQLGTNIGYVAVPLIAVSSLDASPGQVGLLATLSTAAFLLIGLPVGVWVDRMQHRRILIAADLARAGLFVSLPVAWSLDALTLGQLYTVVLLNSCATVFFDVGSQSFLPQLVGREELVQANAAVVTLQAASNVAGRGAGGGLVQLLTAPVAVMGAGVFYLASALRLIGIRRAPAPSPAPGQRPARLGAQIVEGLRHVLRNRELRALALTASLTNLGAQTINTLLPILFTRELGLSAGVLGLYLGMGGVGIFLGARCARPLARRLGYGRTLGLAGLWVAPTALVIPLIDRGPWLWLAGTGWLLATFKMGISNVLGVSLRQRLTPDLLLGRMNGTFRFMLTGAIAIGSGLAGLIGEFAGVHTALWVGGCCLALANLPVVLSPVRNRRELPQQTAFCAPDRGSTPEDHPRPVQ; from the coding sequence ATGCCCACAGAGAACCCCTTGCGGATACCCGACTTTCGCACCCTGTTCACGGCCACCGCGCTCAGCCAGCTGGGCACGAACATCGGCTATGTCGCCGTCCCGTTGATCGCTGTTTCCTCCCTCGACGCGAGCCCCGGCCAAGTCGGGCTCCTGGCCACTTTGAGCACGGCCGCCTTTCTCCTCATCGGTTTGCCCGTCGGCGTCTGGGTGGACCGGATGCAGCACCGTCGGATACTGATCGCCGCGGATCTGGCGCGGGCAGGCCTGTTCGTGTCGCTGCCGGTGGCCTGGTCACTGGACGCCCTCACGCTCGGGCAGCTGTACACAGTCGTCCTGCTGAACAGCTGTGCCACGGTCTTCTTCGACGTGGGCTCCCAGAGCTTTCTGCCGCAACTGGTCGGTCGCGAGGAGCTGGTGCAGGCGAATGCCGCGGTGGTGACCCTCCAGGCCGCGAGCAACGTGGCGGGCAGGGGAGCGGGCGGCGGGCTCGTACAGTTGCTCACGGCACCGGTCGCTGTGATGGGTGCGGGGGTGTTCTATCTCGCCTCGGCGCTACGACTCATCGGCATCCGCCGTGCACCGGCGCCCTCGCCGGCCCCTGGGCAGCGACCGGCCCGGCTGGGGGCACAGATCGTCGAGGGGCTCCGTCACGTCCTCCGGAACAGGGAACTGCGTGCCCTCGCGCTCACCGCGTCCCTCACCAATCTCGGCGCGCAGACCATCAACACCCTTCTCCCGATTCTGTTCACCCGTGAACTCGGCCTGTCCGCAGGTGTGCTGGGCCTGTACCTGGGAATGGGCGGGGTCGGCATCTTTCTCGGCGCGCGGTGCGCCCGCCCCCTCGCGCGGCGCCTGGGTTACGGCCGTACCCTCGGCCTCGCCGGCCTCTGGGTGGCGCCGACCGCGCTGGTCATCCCGCTCATCGACCGCGGCCCGTGGCTCTGGCTGGCCGGTACTGGATGGCTACTGGCCACCTTCAAGATGGGTATCAGCAACGTACTGGGCGTCAGCCTTCGCCAGCGCCTGACGCCCGACCTGCTCCTCGGCCGTATGAACGGAACCTTCCGGTTCATGCTCACCGGCGCGATCGCCATCGGCTCCGGTCTGGCGGGCCTGATCGGTGAGTTCGCCGGAGTGCACACGGCTCTGTGGGTGGGCGGCTGTTGCCTGGCGCTCGCCAACCTGCCCGTCGTGCTCTCTCCGGTGCGTAACCGGCGTGAGCTGCCGCAGCAGACGGCCTTTTGTGCGCCCGACCGGGGAAGTACCCCAGAAGACCACCCGCGGCCGGTTCAGTGA
- a CDS encoding ArsR/SmtB family transcription factor, translating to MVHEQQAEGGTLEIEFSAEDVARTRFAVSPLWEVVASVRVLKGADEQGLHRRWAEQVRPLLAAAKLDLAPLFSLITVPTVGIPGFLVPPPTTPQPSLEVELAALRSTPPGLLHTKSPGAQPGVATLREDPKRGLARLAEVIAAYWDVALAPYWPRILTLFEGDILHRAKHFAEGGARRLLDDLDPQLTWDSGTLQMARRCTRGALRLDGRGLLLVPSVFVWPRIFSTFGSEDWQPTLRYPPRGIGTLWEQRPRPHSHALAGVLGRTRALLLAELAAPASTTDLARRIGLSPGGVSQHLTALRTAGLVSAHRTGRVVLYARTSVGETLVRG from the coding sequence ATGGTGCATGAACAGCAGGCCGAAGGCGGCACGTTGGAGATCGAGTTCTCGGCCGAGGATGTGGCCCGTACGCGCTTTGCCGTCTCCCCGCTGTGGGAGGTGGTGGCCAGCGTGCGGGTGCTCAAGGGCGCCGACGAACAGGGCTTGCACCGACGGTGGGCCGAGCAGGTGCGCCCGTTGCTCGCGGCCGCGAAGCTCGACCTCGCGCCGCTGTTCAGTCTGATCACCGTGCCCACCGTGGGCATCCCCGGCTTCTTGGTGCCGCCTCCCACCACCCCGCAGCCTTCACTCGAGGTGGAGCTGGCGGCGCTGCGGTCCACGCCGCCCGGGTTGCTGCACACGAAGTCGCCGGGGGCCCAGCCGGGTGTCGCCACGCTGCGCGAGGACCCGAAGCGCGGGCTCGCCCGACTGGCGGAGGTGATCGCCGCGTACTGGGATGTGGCACTCGCGCCGTACTGGCCGCGCATCCTCACCCTGTTCGAAGGCGACATCCTGCACCGGGCCAAGCACTTCGCCGAAGGCGGTGCCCGGCGCCTTCTCGACGACCTCGACCCGCAGCTCACCTGGGACTCGGGCACTCTGCAGATGGCCCGACGTTGCACCCGCGGGGCACTGCGGCTCGACGGCCGGGGGCTGTTGCTCGTCCCCTCGGTCTTTGTCTGGCCGCGGATCTTCTCCACCTTCGGCAGCGAGGACTGGCAGCCCACCCTGCGCTACCCGCCGAGGGGAATCGGCACCCTGTGGGAGCAGCGCCCCCGGCCGCACTCCCATGCCTTGGCCGGCGTGCTCGGTCGCACCCGTGCCCTGCTGCTGGCCGAGCTTGCCGCCCCCGCCTCCACCACCGATCTGGCCCGTCGCATCGGCCTGTCGCCGGGCGGTGTCTCCCAGCATCTGACGGCGCTGCGCACGGCAGGTCTGGTGAGCGCGCACCGCACCGGGCGAGTGGTGCTCTATGCGCGGACGAGCGTGGGAGAGACGCTGGTGCGTGGCTGA
- a CDS encoding peptidase inhibitor family I36 protein codes for MTALTRSPMRKSRPRRALERAAVLLGAAGIALATAQAPASASPGQCADNRLCAWSDNNYAGIFTAYTSSAPALGGDNDRFDSLWNRNSVSWYVYVDAYNRGAKYCVRPGYSVSKLGDWFDLHDKISAVQKLGSASCGTATPIGSYKGS; via the coding sequence ATGACTGCTTTGACGAGGTCACCGATGAGGAAGTCCCGCCCGCGCCGCGCACTGGAACGTGCGGCGGTCCTCCTGGGCGCCGCAGGGATCGCCCTCGCCACGGCCCAGGCGCCCGCGTCGGCGAGTCCCGGCCAGTGTGCCGACAACCGCCTGTGCGCGTGGTCCGACAACAACTACGCCGGCATCTTCACCGCCTACACGTCCTCCGCCCCGGCTCTCGGCGGCGACAACGACCGGTTCGACTCACTGTGGAACCGCAACAGCGTCTCCTGGTACGTGTACGTCGACGCTTACAACCGGGGAGCCAAGTACTGCGTACGGCCGGGGTACTCGGTGTCGAAGCTCGGTGACTGGTTCGACCTCCACGACAAGATCTCGGCCGTGCAGAAGCTGGGCTCTGCGTCCTGCGGGACCGCGACCCCGATCGGTTCCTACAAGGGCTCCTAG
- a CDS encoding ArsR/SmtB family transcription factor codes for MLRIHFTADDLARTRVAPTIGAAAETYYSLEMLNRRSCAVPFQRWRATVAGQLTEDAKPLTALLPARGPGLDLLALAGDSPDIDHAVDELLRAPRTRVRRELEAVAFDSVHSSWARSVADGDAGARRQLAAALVACHRVTVEPYWSASRSRLEAVRAHYARTFLEEGVEGLLSSACPLLVRWRPPVLEVRHSRPVEVHLGGRGLILVPTVFSWRELSLLYDPYDDESVPRLTVPTVTDPASGSALWHGHGTAADEALGVLLGRTRAAALHIVADGCGTTELAGRLGVTPAAASQHAKALRGAGLITTSRRGGSVLHVTSALGRELLAGPESATVPAGP; via the coding sequence GTGTTGCGTATCCATTTCACCGCGGACGATCTCGCCCGCACCCGAGTGGCCCCCACGATCGGGGCCGCGGCGGAGACGTATTACAGCCTGGAGATGCTGAACAGGCGCTCCTGCGCGGTGCCTTTCCAAAGGTGGCGCGCAACGGTGGCCGGGCAATTGACGGAGGACGCCAAGCCGCTCACCGCGTTGCTGCCGGCCCGTGGCCCCGGGCTCGACCTGCTGGCGCTGGCCGGGGACTCGCCCGACATCGACCACGCCGTCGACGAACTGCTGCGGGCTCCGCGCACTCGCGTACGCCGCGAGCTGGAGGCAGTCGCCTTCGACTCCGTCCACTCCTCCTGGGCGCGGAGCGTCGCCGATGGGGACGCCGGGGCCCGACGGCAGCTGGCGGCGGCCCTCGTGGCCTGTCATCGGGTGACCGTCGAGCCGTACTGGTCCGCATCCCGGTCGCGCCTCGAAGCGGTACGCGCGCACTACGCCCGTACGTTCCTGGAAGAAGGCGTCGAAGGCCTGCTGTCCTCGGCGTGCCCACTACTGGTGCGCTGGCGCCCGCCTGTTCTGGAAGTGCGACACTCCCGCCCGGTCGAAGTCCACCTGGGCGGGAGAGGCCTGATCCTCGTGCCGACCGTGTTCTCCTGGCGTGAGCTCAGCCTGCTGTACGACCCGTACGACGACGAGTCGGTGCCCCGGCTGACCGTCCCGACGGTGACCGACCCGGCGTCCGGCTCCGCGCTGTGGCACGGCCACGGCACGGCCGCCGACGAGGCCCTGGGCGTCCTGCTGGGGCGCACCCGGGCCGCGGCGCTGCACATCGTCGCGGACGGCTGCGGCACCACCGAGCTGGCCGGGCGGCTCGGCGTCACCCCGGCAGCGGCCAGTCAGCACGCGAAGGCGCTGCGTGGCGCGGGTCTCATCACCACCAGCCGGCGTGGTGGATCCGTGCTGCACGTGACATCGGCCCTGGGCCGGGAACTGCTGGCGGGACCTGAGAGCGCGACGGTGCCCGCAGGCCCTTAA